Below is a window of 'Nostoc azollae' 0708 DNA.
CTTGTGAGTAAATTGGGGAATCCAGGGGAAATCTTTGTTGAGGTACCCGGAATGTTTTTACAAGTCTAATGACCTGTTCAACAAAAATACCCTTGGTGGAAAACTCTTTGTTTCCTGCCTTTTGTTCTGAGTCGCCATGGCATAATCGCTATAATCTTTTTTTACCTGTTCAAGGATACTAACAGGGAAAACATTTGATAATATCTCTAGTCAGTAATGAAATGTATCCTTTACTTCCGTTTTCCATATACCGAAATGCAAACCTAAAACCTCAAATGTTGGCATTTTCCTCAAATAGAACAAGGATAGACATACCTGTTCTTTTATCTCTAGTTTCCCTTTCCCCC
It encodes the following:
- a CDS encoding helix-turn-helix domain-containing protein, with amino-acid sequence MQHKKLQGDIESKKIGINQKGGGGKGKLEIKEQVCLSLFYLRKMPTFEVLGLHFGIWKTEVKDTFHY